ACCTCAGTGTCCCCAGCCACGCTCCCTACAGCTCAGGCGCGCGGGCCGTCCCCCGGGCCTCTCACCTGGCTGGGCCTGAAGCCAGTGTGGGCAGTGCCGCCCCGGACACAGCTCCGCCACCCCAGCCGGGGACGCAGCACCTGACAGTGCCACTCGCTGCACGCGGGAACTCGCCTCTCTGCCACCTCCCTCCGCCTGCGCGGCCTTCTCGGGGTTTTCATTGGCGAGCGTCATCGGGGCGTCCGAAGCACACCAATCAAGAGCGGAGGCTGCTGCGCCGGCGCGAGCTCTGAGAGTCCGGCGGACGGAGCGCCGGAGGGGCCATAAAGGCTGGAGGCGGAGCGCGGGCTGCGGCATGGGGGCAGCTCCAGTTGAGTGTCGTGCCGGGTGCGCCCAGCGCCGTGCGCTGAGATAACACGGGTGTGGCTATATCTTCCCGTGGAACGCGAGCGGGAAGGCTGTGGACCTGCACCTGCACCTCTTACTTTCTCTCGTCCGTCTCGTGGGTGAGTCCTGAGCCCAGGGTGGGGACCTCGCGCTTCCATCACTGCGTCCGCGGGCTCTGCCCTAGTTTCCTGGAGAGCAGCAAATGGCCGGGGCTGGAACGCGGATCCAGCGGGCTCTGCATAGAGGGTGCCCGGGTCAGCCTGTCCGCGCCGCCCCTCTCTCGTAGGCTCCCAATGGTCCGGACCGTGGTCGTGCTGGGCGGAGGCATCAGCGGCTTGGCCGCCAGTTACCACCTGAGCAGGGCCCCTAATCCTCCCAAGGTGAGTGCCACGTGCCGGAGGGAGTCTCCTTTATATTCTGATCCCATTGCCAGCCAAAGGGAGTGCGCCGCCCCCACTTCTCCAGACCCTTCACCTCGGGGCCGGAGGCCGGGCTGCAGTGTCCATCCTCTTGCCCCAGGTGGTCCTGGTGGAGGGCAGCAAGCATCTGGGAGGCTGGATCCGCTCCATACGAGGACCCGGTGGTGCTATCTTCGAACTTGGGCCTCGAGGAATTCGGCCGGCAGGTGCGCTGGGAGCCCGGACCCTGCTCTTGGTGAGAGGCTGAGGAACTCCCAGAGAGGTTGGGGTTCGTTAGAGGATGCAGTGCGGGAAGGAAGTATTTTTGGTGGTAAGTTCTTTCCTTAGTTTTTCCTCTTCCCGAGGACATGCGGGGAACAGGTTTCCGAGCTTGGCCTGGACTCAGAAGTGTTACCTGTCCGTGGAGACCATCCAGCTGCCCAGAACAGGTTCCTGTATGTAGGCGGGGCCCTGCATGCCCTTCCCTCTGGCATCAGGTGACACTACCACCTCCTTCCACAGGTCCTTCTACTTTGCCCATTCTCACATCCCTTCCATGTCCTCATCGCCTGGTCTGTCAGTCCCCCCAAGCAACAGGGGCCAAGTAAATGAAAATGAGCTCTGGAGGTAGGGCGGAATCAGAGCTCCATCCTCATGCAACCTTCCTCCTTGCAGGGGGTTACTCCGCCCTTTACCTCCTTTCTCCAAACCTTTGTTTTGGGCTGGGCTGAAGGAGTTGACCACATCCCGGGGCAAAGACCCTGATGAGACTGTGCACAGTTTTGCTGAGCGCCGCCTTGGACCTGAGGTGACACTGCCCAAAGGCCCcaaacccttccccctctactcaGCCACAGAATACCGCCACACACACCCACCACCTGGGGCTCTCCTGTGACTTGGGAGTGACCTCTTTGTCTCTTCATACCCAGTAGTTAACAAAACTCGGTGTTGGGGGATGAATTCCTTTCCTTCTCATCCTTTCCAATCCAAATCCTACATACCCCACCTCATCTCATTCCTACCAAGCAGGGGTAGTGAAAACCAGTAGAGCTTATTCCTTGGCCTCTCAGTCCCAGTCTCACCCCTAAGGTGGCGTCTCTAGCCATGGACAGTCTCTGCCGTGGAGTGTTTGCAGGCAACAGTCGTGAGCTCAGTGTACGGTCCTGCTTTCCCAGTCTCTTCCAAGCTGAGCAAACCCATCGTTCCATATTACTGGGGCTGCTGCTAGGGGCAGGTGAGGGGAGACATGGTTCCAGGGTCAAGATGTTAAGGGCTGCCAGGGTGAGGGACTGGAGGCCAGGAGAGCCCTTTTGATTCTTCTCAGCTTTCTCTACTGCAGGGCGGAGCTCACAGCCAGATTCAGCTCTTCTTCGCCAGGCCCGAGCTGAGCGCTGGAGCCAGTGGTCACTCCGGGGAGGGCTGGAGATGTTGCCCCAGGCTATCAACACTGACCTGACCAGTAGGGGGGTCACTGTTCTCAGAGGCCAGCCAGTCTGTGGGCTCAGTCTTCAGGCTGAAGGATACTGGAAGGTAGGAGAGCCCTCTGAAGTGTAATGAACCTCTGTGGTAGAGTTTCCATCTTTGTGTAAATGTTTTAACTAAGCTAGAGCTGGCAGGATTggagttgttcattgttttcctgACCTACAGAATATTTAGATAGAGGCCTTAATTGTGATTCTTAGGCTTAATTTGTGGATCTTCCTCTAAGACCCATTTGATCCAAGTCTGTGGGTAGAAGTAGTGTTTATAAGTGGCTGAAAGATCAGGGAAAAACAACCCAGCTTCACTAAACATCAGAGTGGACACACTGGCCTGTCTAGAATAATAgggagtgattttcttttttttttttggaagagaggaagcctaacctgtggtggctcagtggataaagcgtagacctagaATGCTTAAtgcaccagttcaaaaccccgcgCTTgccgggccaaggcacatacacaaAGTAACTAGAAGTCGAtatttcctgttcttccccctccaacctttctatctctttttcctctctctaaaatcaatcaataaaatctttaaaataaaataaaatgatatatttttaaaaagcagaggaagggaggaagaagcacAACTTGTTGCTCTACTTAGTTgtacacccattgattgcttcttatattgccctgtctggggatcgagctggtgaccctgggctcaattCGGTGCCCCGGGTGagccctctatccactgtaccaccattggCCAGAGTAATATGTGGGTGATCTTTGTGCTAACTACACAGGCTTTCCTGCCACTTGGGTGCCCAGGAAGCTGAGGCGAAATTCCCATTACCTCTGTGTGTCTGAAATGTTGCATCCTTTTAGGTGTCTCTAGGGGACAGCTGCCTGGAGGCTGACCATGTTATTAGTGCTCTCCCAGCTTCAGGTAATGGGGTAGCTACCCTCCTCTTCCCCAGCCCCGGTGAGGCAAGCTGTAGGT
The DNA window shown above is from Saccopteryx bilineata isolate mSacBil1 chromosome 2, mSacBil1_pri_phased_curated, whole genome shotgun sequence and carries:
- the PPOX gene encoding protoporphyrinogen oxidase isoform X5, yielding MVRTVVVLGGGISGLAASYHLSRAPNPPKVVLVEGSKHLGGWIRSIRGPGGAIFELGPRGIRPAGALGARTLLLDMRGTGFRAWPGLRSVTCPWRPSSCPEQVPVCRRGPACPSLWHQVASLAMDSLCRGVFAGNSRELSVRSCFPSLFQAEQTHRSILLGLLLGAAFSTAGRSSQPDSALLRQARAERWSQWSLRGGLEMLPQAINTDLTSRGVTVLRGQPVCGLSLQAEGYWKVSLGDSCLEADHVISALPASVLSKLLPAEAAPLARVLSTISAVSVAVVNLQYRGAHLPVQGFGHLVPSSEDPGVLGIVYDSVAFPEQDGSPPGLRVTVMLGGSWLQTLEAKGCVLSQELFQQQAQKAAATQLGLKEPPSHCLVHLHRNCIPQYTLGHWKKLESATHFLAAHRLPLTLAGASYQGVAVNDCIESGRQAAAQALGSEIDS
- the PPOX gene encoding protoporphyrinogen oxidase isoform X4, encoding MVRTVVVLGGGISGLAASYHLSRAPNPPKVVLVEGSKHLGGWIRSIRGPGGAIFELGPRGIRPAGALGARTLLLVSELGLDSEVLPVRGDHPAAQNRFLYVGGALHALPSGIRGLLRPLPPFSKPLFWAGLKELTTSRGKDPDETVHSFAERRLGPEVASLAMDSLCRGVFAGNSRELSVRSCFPSLFQAEQTHRSILLGLLLGAGRSSQPDSALLRQARAERWSQWSLRGGLEMLPQAINTDLTSRGVTVLRGQPVCGLSLQAEGYWKVSLGDSCLEADHVISALPASVLSKLLPAEAAPLARVLSTISAVSVAVVNLQYRGAHLPVQGFGHLVPSSEDPGVLGIVYDSVAFPEQDGSPPGLRVTVMLGGSWLQTLEAKGCVLSQELFQQQAQKAAATQLGLKEPPSHCLVHLHRNCIPQYTLGHWKKLESATHFLAAHRLPLTLAGASYQGVAVNDCIESGRQAAAQALGSEIDS
- the PPOX gene encoding protoporphyrinogen oxidase isoform X3; this encodes MVRTVVVLGGGISGLAASYHLSRAPNPPKVVLVEGSKHLGGWIRSIRGPGGAIFELGPRGIRPAGALGARTLLLVSELGLDSEVLPVRGDHPAAQNRFLYVGGALHALPSGIRGLLRPLPPFSKPLFWAGLKELTTSRGKDPDETVHSFAERRLGPEVASLAMDSLCRGVFAGNSRELSVRSCFPSLFQAEQTHRSILLGLLLGAAFSTAGRSSQPDSALLRQARAERWSQWSLRGGLEMLPQAINTDLTSRGVTVLRGQPVCGLSLQAEGYWKVSLGDSCLEADHVISALPASVLSKLLPAEAAPLARVLSTISAVSVAVVNLQYRGAHLPVQGFGHLVPSSEDPGVLGIVYDSVAFPEQDGSPPGLRVTVMLGGSWLQTLEAKGCVLSQELFQQQAQKAAATQLGLKEPPSHCLVHLHRNCIPQYTLGHWKKLESATHFLAAHRLPLTLAGASYQGVAVNDCIESGRQAAAQALGSEIDS
- the PPOX gene encoding protoporphyrinogen oxidase isoform X1, which gives rise to MVRTVVVLGGGISGLAASYHLSRAPNPPKVVLVEGSKHLGGWIRSIRGPGGAIFELGPRGIRPAGALGARTLLLFFLFPRTCGEQVSELGLDSEVLPVRGDHPAAQNRFLYVGGALHALPSGIRGLLRPLPPFSKPLFWAGLKELTTSRGKDPDETVHSFAERRLGPEVASLAMDSLCRGVFAGNSRELSVRSCFPSLFQAEQTHRSILLGLLLGAAFSTAGRSSQPDSALLRQARAERWSQWSLRGGLEMLPQAINTDLTSRGVTVLRGQPVCGLSLQAEGYWKVSLGDSCLEADHVISALPASVLSKLLPAEAAPLARVLSTISAVSVAVVNLQYRGAHLPVQGFGHLVPSSEDPGVLGIVYDSVAFPEQDGSPPGLRVTVMLGGSWLQTLEAKGCVLSQELFQQQAQKAAATQLGLKEPPSHCLVHLHRNCIPQYTLGHWKKLESATHFLAAHRLPLTLAGASYQGVAVNDCIESGRQAAAQALGSEIDS
- the PPOX gene encoding protoporphyrinogen oxidase isoform X2, whose translation is MVRTVVVLGGGISGLAASYHLSRAPNPPKVVLVEGSKHLGGWIRSIRGPGGAIFELGPRGIRPAGALGARTLLLFFLFPRTCGEQVSELGLDSEVLPVRGDHPAAQNRFLYVGGALHALPSGIRGLLRPLPPFSKPLFWAGLKELTTSRGKDPDETVHSFAERRLGPEVASLAMDSLCRGVFAGNSRELSVRSCFPSLFQAEQTHRSILLGLLLGAGRSSQPDSALLRQARAERWSQWSLRGGLEMLPQAINTDLTSRGVTVLRGQPVCGLSLQAEGYWKVSLGDSCLEADHVISALPASVLSKLLPAEAAPLARVLSTISAVSVAVVNLQYRGAHLPVQGFGHLVPSSEDPGVLGIVYDSVAFPEQDGSPPGLRVTVMLGGSWLQTLEAKGCVLSQELFQQQAQKAAATQLGLKEPPSHCLVHLHRNCIPQYTLGHWKKLESATHFLAAHRLPLTLAGASYQGVAVNDCIESGRQAAAQALGSEIDS
- the PPOX gene encoding protoporphyrinogen oxidase isoform X6 yields the protein MPFPLASGDTTTSFHRGLLRPLPPFSKPLFWAGLKELTTSRGKDPDETVHSFAERRLGPEVASLAMDSLCRGVFAGNSRELSVRSCFPSLFQAEQTHRSILLGLLLGAAFSTAGRSSQPDSALLRQARAERWSQWSLRGGLEMLPQAINTDLTSRGVTVLRGQPVCGLSLQAEGYWKVSLGDSCLEADHVISALPASVLSKLLPAEAAPLARVLSTISAVSVAVVNLQYRGAHLPVQGFGHLVPSSEDPGVLGIVYDSVAFPEQDGSPPGLRVTVMLGGSWLQTLEAKGCVLSQELFQQQAQKAAATQLGLKEPPSHCLVHLHRNCIPQYTLGHWKKLESATHFLAAHRLPLTLAGASYQGVAVNDCIESGRQAAAQALGSEIDS